From Candidatus Nitricoxidivorans perseverans, the proteins below share one genomic window:
- the galE gene encoding UDP-glucose 4-epimerase GalE codes for MAKYLVTGGLGYIGSHTCVELLGVGHQVTVVDNLSNSKIAVLDRITEISGRRPSFVRADIRDRGAMAGALDGCDAVIHFAGLKAVGESVSNPLLYYRNNVEGSLALFEAMAETGVRTIVFSSSATVYGDPREVPIREDAPLSSTNPYGRSKLMIEDILRDAARADPRWKIALLRYFNPVGAHASGRIGEDPNGIPNNLMPYVAQVAVGKLECLSVFGNDYPTPDGTGVRDYIHVVDLARGHLAALAALERDGGLLTINLGTGRGYSVLEMIKAFEAASGRPVAYRIAPRREGDVARCFADPTLAGELLGWRAEKDLAAMCADVWRWQQQNPNGFPD; via the coding sequence ATGGCAAAGTATCTCGTAACGGGTGGCCTCGGCTACATCGGCAGCCACACCTGCGTCGAACTGCTGGGCGTCGGCCACCAGGTCACGGTGGTCGACAACCTGTCCAACAGCAAGATCGCGGTGCTTGATCGCATCACAGAAATCAGCGGCCGCCGGCCGTCGTTCGTGCGGGCCGACATCCGCGATCGCGGCGCCATGGCCGGCGCCCTCGACGGCTGCGACGCCGTGATCCATTTCGCCGGACTGAAAGCCGTCGGGGAGTCGGTGTCCAATCCCCTCCTGTACTACCGCAACAACGTCGAAGGCAGTCTCGCCCTGTTCGAGGCCATGGCCGAAACCGGCGTCAGGACGATTGTTTTTTCCTCGTCGGCGACCGTCTACGGCGACCCCCGGGAAGTGCCGATACGCGAGGATGCGCCGTTGTCGTCGACAAACCCCTACGGCCGATCCAAGCTGATGATCGAGGATATCCTGCGCGACGCGGCCCGGGCCGATCCCCGCTGGAAGATCGCGCTGCTGCGCTATTTCAACCCGGTGGGCGCCCACGCCTCGGGCAGGATCGGCGAGGACCCCAACGGAATCCCCAACAACCTCATGCCCTATGTCGCACAGGTCGCCGTGGGCAAGCTCGAGTGCCTCTCGGTGTTCGGCAACGACTACCCGACGCCGGACGGCACCGGCGTGCGCGACTACATCCATGTGGTAGACCTCGCCCGCGGGCATCTCGCGGCGCTCGCGGCGCTCGAGCGCGATGGCGGCCTGCTGACCATCAATCTTGGAACCGGCCGCGGATACTCGGTGCTCGAGATGATCAAGGCGTTCGAAGCCGCCAGCGGCCGCCCCGTCGCCTATCGCATCGCGCCGCGCCGCGAGGGCGACGTCGCCCGGTGCTTCGCCGACCCGACCCTGGCCGGCGAACTGCTCGGCTGGCGCGCGGAAAAGGATCTCGCGGCCATGTGCGCCGACGTCTGGCGCTGGCAGCAACAGAATCCGAATGGGTTTCCCGATTGA